One window of Gloeothece citriformis PCC 7424 genomic DNA carries:
- a CDS encoding 2'-5' RNA ligase family protein, whose amino-acid sequence MKPEKQLFFIALLPPEEVQQAANEIKHHFAEVYNSRAALKSPPHITLQPPFEWQLENLSILSQHLAEFVQNHASIPMILDGFAAFKPRVIYINVLKTPELLTIQKNLMNSLESSLEIIHIPSKNRPFSPHLTVAYKDLTKANFYQAWPEFAARPLRFEFIIPKLTLLIHQGKKWEIYQEFLFMDN is encoded by the coding sequence ATGAAACCAGAAAAACAGTTATTTTTTATTGCTTTGTTGCCCCCTGAAGAAGTACAACAGGCAGCTAATGAGATTAAACATCACTTTGCCGAAGTGTATAACAGTCGGGCGGCGTTGAAATCTCCTCCTCATATTACGTTACAACCGCCCTTTGAGTGGCAATTGGAGAATTTATCGATCCTTAGCCAACATTTAGCAGAATTTGTCCAAAATCATGCCTCTATTCCCATGATTCTAGATGGTTTTGCTGCTTTTAAGCCTCGCGTTATTTATATTAACGTGCTAAAAACGCCCGAATTGCTGACAATCCAAAAAAATTTAATGAATTCTTTAGAATCCTCTTTAGAAATTATTCATATTCCCTCAAAAAATCGTCCCTTTTCTCCCCATTTAACGGTTGCTTACAAAGATTTAACCAAAGCTAACTTTTACCAAGCTTGGCCAGAATTTGCTGCTCGTCCTTTACGGTTTGAATTTATTATTCCCAAGTTAACTTTACTGATTCATCAAGGAAAAAAATGGGAAATTTATCAAGAATTTTTATTCATGGATAATTGA